A window from Salvelinus fontinalis isolate EN_2023a chromosome 8, ASM2944872v1, whole genome shotgun sequence encodes these proteins:
- the LOC129861354 gene encoding uncharacterized protein LOC129861354, translating to MSGPLTNSSSFSSVFFLLSLSMVFLLLPLRLDAKSLSAARGVEGRGLDATGGGVKRLRRDLRDSLPYEAGMMAYPGESADVLTRRGDNKLLYQPEEWRGQGLGQALQQLVANDQRREQETAYLAGLLRLLSEADVQGAGEEGGEEIQGPGDFQVPYPPDYDETEQGMRMGKPQAAAPWQGLLDPQLTQALLNRYRQERLQQQPGLPGLPATINRLANSRLETGSQDRDEEALRYLVAKVLSNISPTKPQGSSGRRARRDLVSVSGGGGRVRAPSSPVLHRSRRSLDSPPSPSLNREHSVGLLGDMERVVAEGPCLRGEVPPDQMVELQTMKRIDNELQPQPGGSPSRRRRALNYDPITYDPELLVKHILHNLPQ from the exons tCATTGTCTGCTGCCCGTGGCGTGGAGGGACGAGGTCTGGACGCCACAGGAGGTGGGGTTAAGCGTCTCCGCAGAGACCTCCGCGATTCGCTGCCGTACGAGGCCGGGATGATGGCATATCCGGGCGAGTCGGCTGACGTCCTGACCCGGCGGGGGGACAACAAGCTGCTCTATCAACcggaggagtggagggggcaGGGCTTAGGACAGGCTCTGCAGCAATTGGTGGCGAACGACCAGAGGCGGGAGCAAGAAACAGCATACTTGGCCGGGTTGCTCCGCCTCCTCAGTGAAGCCGATGTCCAGGGGGCCGGAGAGGAGGGCGGTGAGGAGATCCAGGGGCCAGGGGACTTCCAGGTGCCCTATCCCCCAGACTACGATGAGACAGAGCAGGGGATGAGAATGGGAAAGCCCCAGGCTGCAGCTCCATGGCAGGGCCTACTGGACCCCCAGCTCACCCAGGCTCTGCTCAACAGATACAGGCAGGAGAGGCTGCAGCAGCAGCCCGGGTTACCAGGTCTACCAGCCACCATCAACAGGCTTGCAAACAGCAGGCTGGAAACAGGCAGCCAGGACCGAGACGAGGAGGCTctgag ATACTTGGTAGCCAAGGTCCTTTCCAACATCAGTCCTACCAAGCCCCAGGGTTCATCAGGCCGCAGGGCAAGGAGAGACCTGGTGTCTGTGTCTGGAGGTGGTGGAAGGGTCAGAGCTCCCTCCAGCCCAGTCCTCCACAGGTCCCGTCGCTCCCTCGActcccctccttccccttccttAAACCGGGAGCACTCTGTGGGGCTGCTGGGGGACATGGAAAGGGTGGTGGCAGAGGGGCCCTGTCTGCGGGGGGAAGTGCCACCCGACCAAATGGTGGAGCTTCAGACGATGAAGAGGATTGACAACGAACTGCAGCCCCAGCCTGGTGGGAGCCCCAGCCGTAGGAGACGAGCCCTGAACTACGACCCCATAACCTATGACCCCGAGCTGCTGGTCAAACACATTCTACACAACCTGCcacagtag